Proteins co-encoded in one Candidatus Bathyarchaeota archaeon genomic window:
- a CDS encoding metallophosphoesterase: protein MLNLLLPHPAALIKTEKTRTLLIADPHLGWENSLQEKGIHVPSQTQKILNKLISIITKYKPDKLVILGDVKYTVVSSELGEWQDIPDFFAKLQDHISDIAIVRGNHDANLEPLLPEKISLLPATGTVIGDVGVFHGHKWPSPAILGCKTLAMGHLHPVVVFRDPAGFKITRQVWMRAGCKAEALAKILLQKHGIKIEGSVAQTLQKHYNVKPKANELIIMPSFSDFLGGRPVNETKPRKEIGAEALIGPVLRSEAIDVDDAELYLLDGTYLGTLNQLRKL, encoded by the coding sequence ATGCTGAATTTGCTCTTGCCTCACCCTGCAGCCCTCATAAAAACCGAAAAAACCAGAACACTCCTTATCGCTGATCCTCATCTGGGCTGGGAAAACTCTCTGCAAGAAAAAGGTATCCATGTGCCAAGCCAAACCCAGAAAATCCTAAACAAGCTCATCTCGATTATTACCAAGTACAAGCCTGACAAGCTGGTTATTCTTGGTGACGTGAAGTACACTGTTGTTTCCAGCGAACTGGGTGAATGGCAGGACATCCCTGACTTTTTTGCCAAACTGCAAGACCACATCAGCGACATAGCCATTGTACGTGGTAACCATGACGCTAACCTTGAACCACTCTTGCCAGAGAAAATCTCGCTCTTGCCTGCAACAGGAACCGTTATCGGTGATGTCGGAGTTTTTCATGGACACAAATGGCCTTCTCCAGCCATACTTGGCTGTAAAACGCTGGCTATGGGGCACCTGCATCCAGTGGTTGTTTTCCGTGACCCAGCAGGCTTTAAGATTACACGGCAAGTCTGGATGAGAGCAGGTTGCAAAGCCGAAGCCTTAGCAAAAATTCTCCTGCAAAAACACGGCATAAAAATCGAGGGTTCAGTTGCCCAAACACTACAGAAGCACTACAACGTTAAACCAAAAGCGAATGAACTGATTATTATGCCCAGTTTCAGCGATTTCTTGGGTGGCAGACCAGTAAACGAAACAAAACCACGAAAAGAAATCGGAGCGGAAGCCCTCATTGGACCTGTGTTGCGCTCGGAAGCAATCGATGTGGATGACGCTGAATTGTATCTTTTGGATGGCACTTACCTTGGGACTCTAAACCAGCTAAGGAAACTATAA
- a CDS encoding DNA topoisomerase IV subunit A yields the protein MEQKKVKITEKKQEVLRGLKTFGASIYNQLNQGVFPTVTMPSRSTENITYDPSLRQYILGEKSVDRSARNIRHIKPFTQLAWVAMFSNELTSQRKTSTLRDVYYSAQAYEMTFADQQESNNIITDLETLTGFAREDFSIFPEERSAIFGDLDIGYTVPGYEGKTVNLTNHPDGVLIGPAVTSAEFIKTSADKVIAIEKGALFTRFIEENVHTKHKSLLISCGGQAPRQTRSFIRRLHDELGLPVYILTDGDPWGMHIAQVIISGSANAAHLRDLNTPDAVWSGVWASDIIEYKLPTDPLDEVDIKRLYELQKDPRYQNDPVWQREIKLALKIRRKTELEAFSRYGLTYIVDEYLPTKLEQQPNGANGKKK from the coding sequence ATGGAGCAGAAGAAAGTTAAGATAACTGAAAAAAAACAAGAGGTCCTCAGAGGACTTAAGACCTTCGGTGCTTCGATTTATAATCAACTCAACCAAGGTGTATTCCCAACAGTAACAATGCCCAGCCGCTCCACTGAAAACATCACATACGATCCATCTCTGCGCCAATACATCCTTGGCGAAAAAAGTGTTGACAGAAGTGCCAGAAACATCCGCCACATTAAACCCTTCACCCAGCTTGCTTGGGTTGCAATGTTTAGTAATGAACTTACTAGTCAGCGTAAAACCTCAACGTTAAGAGATGTCTACTACTCCGCGCAAGCGTACGAAATGACATTTGCTGACCAGCAAGAATCAAACAACATAATCACAGACCTAGAAACTCTTACAGGTTTTGCACGAGAAGACTTCAGCATATTTCCCGAAGAACGCAGCGCAATTTTCGGCGACCTCGACATTGGCTATACTGTTCCCGGCTATGAAGGCAAAACGGTGAATTTAACCAATCATCCTGACGGCGTACTCATTGGACCCGCCGTAACTTCTGCAGAGTTCATAAAAACCAGCGCTGACAAAGTCATAGCCATCGAGAAAGGCGCGCTCTTCACCAGATTCATCGAAGAAAACGTCCACACCAAACACAAATCGTTGTTAATCTCATGCGGTGGACAAGCGCCAAGACAAACCCGCAGTTTCATACGCCGACTGCACGACGAGCTTGGTCTCCCCGTATACATACTGACCGATGGCGACCCTTGGGGCATGCACATCGCCCAAGTCATCATCTCAGGTTCAGCCAATGCTGCCCACTTAAGAGACTTAAACACGCCAGACGCTGTTTGGAGTGGAGTTTGGGCAAGTGACATCATCGAATACAAGTTGCCTACTGATCCGCTAGATGAAGTGGACATCAAACGTCTCTATGAACTGCAGAAAGACCCAAGATACCAAAACGACCCCGTTTGGCAACGCGAAATTAAACTAGCCCTCAAGATTAGGCGTAAGACGGAACTTGAGGCTTTCAGCCGCTATGGCTTAACTTACATTGTAGATGAGTATTTGCCTACTAAACTGGAGCAGCAGCCAAACGGCGCAAACGGCAAGAAAAAGTAA
- a CDS encoding fructose 1,6-bisphosphatase, translated as MKKQINWQLIFKECKTQIEAGIIPHLTTLRQPQPDLGRGAGGDAVKPVDLAAETAIIKTLQQHGVSFTLVSEESGIKEFGNSAKECYVTVDPIDGTTNLMHGLPFYASSIAVSHKPELADVYAALVADLAHGITYTAFKGEGAYRDGERISTSKNTSLDEACLGLDINNYQAKPMLPKVSALIEKTRHIRHFGANALEVCYVADGSTDAFIDLRGKIRTTDVAAGFLIVKEAGGIVSTADNKEINVGLDPKQSLSFIASGNAELHKKILNLVKP; from the coding sequence ATGAAAAAACAAATCAACTGGCAACTAATCTTTAAAGAATGCAAAACCCAGATAGAAGCAGGCATCATCCCACACTTAACAACTCTGCGTCAACCGCAACCTGACTTAGGCAGAGGCGCTGGCGGAGACGCCGTGAAACCCGTGGATTTAGCCGCGGAAACGGCAATCATTAAAACGTTACAGCAACACGGTGTTTCTTTCACGCTGGTCAGCGAGGAGTCAGGCATAAAAGAGTTCGGCAACTCAGCCAAAGAGTGTTATGTAACCGTTGACCCTATTGACGGCACAACGAACCTGATGCATGGGTTGCCCTTTTACGCTTCCTCTATCGCGGTTTCACATAAGCCTGAACTTGCCGATGTTTATGCTGCTTTGGTTGCTGATCTCGCCCACGGTATAACTTATACAGCGTTTAAAGGAGAAGGCGCCTACCGTGACGGCGAAAGAATCTCAACATCAAAAAACACCTCTTTGGATGAAGCATGCTTGGGCTTGGACATAAACAATTATCAAGCCAAACCCATGCTTCCTAAGGTTAGTGCTCTAATCGAGAAGACAAGGCACATTCGACATTTTGGCGCCAACGCCCTAGAAGTCTGCTACGTTGCAGATGGCTCAACAGATGCCTTCATTGATTTGCGGGGGAAAATTCGCACGACTGATGTTGCCGCTGGCTTTCTTATCGTTAAAGAAGCCGGTGGAATAGTAAGCACGGCAGACAATAAAGAAATAAACGTTGGGCTTGACCCTAAACAGAGCCTGAGTTTTATTGCTTCAGGCAACGCGGAGCTTCACAAAAAAATCTTAAATTTGGTAAAACCCTAA
- a CDS encoding DNA topoisomerase VI subunit B, translating into MAQATFEEISASDFFYRNRDIAGLTNPSRAIFVAIREIVENSLDAAESQKIPPDIYVRLSFEGEATKDTQIYRLRVQDNGSGIQPRFIPSAFGQVLYGSKYKLKQMRGTFGLGGKMAVLYGQITTHQPAFITSCTGQTKIYSFKLMIDIQRNRPIILDRKVLINKDNWHGTIVEFTLEGDYLRAMPKILEYFKQTAMVNPYANLTFVDPKGRLYKFTRATTKMPEPPKETMPHPYGVDVELLQRLIQITSYKTMTDFLKGHFHRVGDITAQKFLEFSALPPTKNPKKLSHEEIVRLMQNLKKFKEFLPPDASCLSPLGEELLKAGVTKELKPEYLVVHQRKPATYAGHPFIIEMAMAYGGEVPKRENFVIYRFANKIPLLYDEASDVSYRVISTMNWRRYKVSPDMPIAIVVHICSTKVPYKTVGKEFIADRPEVRREVANSLREVARQLQHFLSRQEHVHMEKKRLGIFSKYLPKIAQFATTLAQEEKVPDIEKLLKSVQKYGAEES; encoded by the coding sequence GTGGCTCAAGCAACCTTTGAAGAAATAAGCGCATCAGATTTTTTTTACCGTAACCGAGACATTGCAGGCTTAACAAACCCATCACGAGCAATTTTCGTTGCTATACGAGAAATCGTGGAAAACTCGCTCGATGCAGCTGAAAGCCAAAAAATTCCTCCAGACATTTATGTGCGATTGTCGTTCGAAGGAGAAGCTACTAAAGACACGCAAATCTACCGATTAAGAGTTCAAGATAACGGTAGCGGAATACAACCTCGTTTCATTCCTTCAGCTTTTGGGCAGGTTCTCTACGGAAGCAAATACAAACTAAAACAAATGCGTGGAACGTTCGGTTTAGGCGGAAAAATGGCAGTTTTATACGGGCAAATTACGACTCATCAACCTGCGTTTATAACGTCTTGCACTGGGCAAACGAAAATTTACAGTTTCAAACTGATGATTGACATCCAGCGCAACCGCCCCATAATCCTTGACCGAAAAGTCCTCATTAACAAGGACAACTGGCATGGCACCATCGTCGAATTTACCCTCGAAGGCGATTACCTGCGGGCTATGCCAAAAATTTTAGAGTATTTCAAGCAGACCGCCATGGTTAACCCATACGCCAACTTGACATTCGTTGACCCTAAAGGAAGGCTCTACAAGTTCACTCGCGCCACCACAAAAATGCCTGAGCCTCCCAAAGAAACCATGCCGCACCCATACGGTGTTGACGTGGAACTGCTTCAGCGTCTTATCCAGATAACGTCATACAAAACTATGACTGATTTTCTAAAGGGTCATTTTCACCGAGTTGGAGACATTACTGCACAAAAATTCCTCGAATTCAGTGCATTACCTCCCACGAAAAACCCCAAAAAATTATCTCATGAAGAAATAGTCCGCTTGATGCAGAACCTGAAGAAATTCAAGGAGTTCCTTCCACCGGACGCCAGTTGCCTCTCACCATTAGGCGAGGAATTGCTCAAAGCGGGTGTCACGAAGGAACTTAAACCAGAATACCTCGTTGTGCACCAGCGCAAACCGGCCACGTACGCTGGACATCCATTTATCATAGAGATGGCGATGGCATACGGCGGCGAGGTACCCAAACGGGAGAATTTTGTAATCTACCGCTTTGCCAACAAAATCCCCTTACTTTATGATGAAGCAAGCGATGTTTCTTACCGCGTAATCTCTACCATGAATTGGCGACGCTACAAGGTTTCACCAGACATGCCAATCGCCATTGTAGTCCACATTTGCAGTACTAAAGTGCCCTACAAAACTGTTGGGAAAGAATTCATTGCTGACCGACCTGAAGTGCGCAGAGAAGTTGCGAATTCTCTACGTGAAGTTGCTCGTCAACTTCAGCATTTCCTCAGTCGCCAAGAGCATGTGCACATGGAAAAGAAGCGGCTGGGAATCTTCAGTAAATATCTTCCGAAAATTGCTCAGTTCGCAACCACTTTGGCGCAGGAAGAGAAAGTTCCAGATATAGAAAAACTCCTAAAGAGTGTGCAAAAATATGGAGCAGAAGAAAGTTAA